From Hydra vulgaris chromosome 07, alternate assembly HydraT2T_AEP, a single genomic window includes:
- the LOC136082433 gene encoding uncharacterized protein LOC136082433, with protein sequence MNNKMKSRRSFRNKHPSSLLQQSVDPGISNDRSNVFSINFQWTVGMNKTDCESCIESLDVVENNGNNLMSFFIEELEKAKSMTSVEDLKDVIENLNKRVQDCAPIIIDCASKSKSIFVKLLEVINNLNMVNSHLESEINEIKKTMNDLHHELVNYKEKAEELQVKMSNKISEQANEIEKVKEDKKQADIKINHLEGVVAKLNDHLKITEEDQAKLLIRQVINVVPTQMYWKIFSEKKRNKKTFWLSEIDCHLKKLPEITEFDKKENSKKVALFEEFREALGGDWKEMEHFMKKFKDDVGGNQVAHPLIASKNKILDAVDVLTKSQDIDEDDAVKISILANVWEDLNK encoded by the coding sequence aataATAAGATGAAAAGTAGAAGATCATTTCGTAACAAACACCCAAGTTCTTTACTTCAACAATCAGTAGATCCAGGTATTTCAAATGATCGATCAAatgtattttcaataaattttcaatggaCGGTTGGtatgaataaaacagattgTGAATCATGCATTGAAAGTCTGGACGTTGTTGAAAATAATGGAAAcaatttaatgagttttttcaTTGAAGAATTAGAAAAAGCAAAATCCATGACATCTGTGGAAGATCTAAAAGATGTAatagaaaacttaaataaaagagTACAAGATTGTGCTCCAATAATAATAGATTGTGcttcaaaatcaaaaagtattttcGTAAAACTGCTGGAAGTCATAAATAATCTAAACATGGTCAATTCACATTTAGAAAGTGAAATCAATGAAATTAAGAAGACTATGAATGATCTGCATCACGAATTGgttaattacaaagaaaaagcAGAGGAGTTGCAAGTTAAAATGTCGAACAAAATATCTGAACAAGCAAATGAAATTGAGAAAGTTAAGGAAGATAAAAAGCAAGctgatattaaaattaatcacTTAGAAGGTGTAGTTGCCAAACTCAATGACCATCTCAAAATTACAGAAGAAGATCAAGCAAAGTTACTAATTAGACAAGTAATAAATGTTGTACCAACTCAAATGTATTGGAAAATattctctgaaaaaaaaagaaataaaaaaacattttggctAAGTGAGATTGACTGTCATCTTAAAAAATTACCTGAAATCACTGAGTtcgataaaaaagaaaattctaaaAAGGTAGCTTTGTTTGAAGAGTTTAGAGAAGCGCTAGGGGGAGACTGGAAGGAGATGgaacattttatgaaaaagtttaaagatgaTGTTGGGGGAAATCAAGTCGCTCATCCCCTTATTGCTAGCAAGAATAAAATATTGGATGCTGTAGATGTTCTCACAAAATCTCAAGATATTGATGAAGATGATGCCGTTAAAATATCGATTTTGGCAAACGTTTGGGAggatctaaataaataa